The Kribbella sp. HUAS MG21 genome includes the window GGACGTGCTCGGCGAGCGCCGCCCGCGCGGTCGACGCGTCCGACTCCGAGAACCGGGTGGCGGCCGCGCGCACGGCCAGCGACTCCAGGGCCAGCCGGGTCTCGTGGGTGTCGCGCAGGTCCTCCAGCGACAGTTCCCGCACCCAGGCGCCCTTGTGCGGCACGATCTCGACCAGACCGAGCGCCGCCATCCGCCGCAGTCCTTCCCGGATCGGCATCTGGCTCATGTCGAGTCGCTTGGCGAGCTCCTCGAGCCGGAGCGCTGTACCGCTCGGCAGTTCGCCGGACAGGATGAGCTCGTGCAGCTCGGCCGCGGCCTCCTCGGCGAGCGTACGACGCCCGGTAGGTCCCCCAGGCGTGAGCTCGAGACGTCGGATCATCAGTAGCGGGCTGCCTCTCTCCTCTTCAGCTCTGGAGGTACCGTAGCCGCCTAGTGGGCATCCGGTGGCTTTTCGCTCACAGATTGCTCAGCTGAAGGCCCAGCAAACACAAGTGGTCTAGGCCGCGTGCTGCTCCTCAGAGAGCCGACAGGTCGAGCAGGACGCGTCCGCCCTGGCGGTGCAGCACCTCGCCGATCCGGTCGGCAGGTACGACGTCGTAGTCCGCCCGCCAGGACACCGGAGCGATGTCCGTCAGCGCCTGACCGACAGCATCAGGGGCCAGCACGGTCCGCTGCAGATTCACCGGCAGCACGCGCAAATCGCGGCCCACCAACTGGTGCAGATCGATCGTCGTGAACTCGCCGGCCTTGTAGCCCAGGACGGCGATCCGCCCGCCCGGGGTGACATGCCCGAGCACGCCACCGGTCACCGGACCGCCCATGGTGTCGATGACCGCGTCGCACCACGGCAGCTCCCGGCCCACCTGCCCCAGTCCGTCCACCCGGACGACCTGGTCGACCAGGCCCGCCGCACCGTCGGCGGAATCGTCCAGCGACACCAGCCCGATCACCCGGGACGCACCGGCCGACCGCGCGATCGCAGCACACAGGCGCCCGACCAGACCCGTCACACCGGTGACGACCACAGTCTCCCCCGGCTGTACGTCGGCCACTCGCCGTACTGCGGTATACGCGGTCAACGCGGGCGTCAGCAACGCCAGCGCCGCGCCCGCGTCCAGCGACGCCGGCAACGGATGTACGGCGGCATCCGGCACGATGGCGTACCGCCCCCAGACACCCGGCCGCGTCACGCCGACGCCCGCACCGCGGACCACGACAGCCGCGCCGACCGCCGCGACGTCCGAGCTGACCACCACCCCGACACCCTCGGAACCCGGCACGAACGGCACGGCCGGCTGCTTGCCGGCCAGCGTCGTCCGGTCCAGTGAGGTCACCGCGGCCAGCCGCATCTCGACCAGCGTCTCACCCGGACCGGCTGTCAGCTCGACCTCGTCGGCCTTCAGCTGCTCCCCCGGTCCGTTGCTCTGCAACACAGTCCCCCGTGCACTCACACCGCTACCCCGTTCCCCACGATTTGATATCTGATCACGACCTCGACCAGACGAAAACTCCGTCTCAGCACGCGACGACCTCCTTTGCGAGCGGCCGGGTGAGTACCTCGGCCGTCGCGGACCGCTCGGTGGCGCGCACCGTGGACACCTCGTCGCTGCCCATCGGGAACGGCCAGTCGCTCCCGGCCAGCACCCGCTCGGGCCCGAACGTCCTCGCCAGCAGCTCCAGTACGGCGGCGTCGTGCACCAGGTCGTCCACGTAGAACCGGCGCAGCGCCTCGGCGACCGGCAGGGACACCGGCTCGATCCCCGGCCGGGCCTGGTCGATCCCGCGCTGCCACCGTCCGGCGACGGCCGCCGTCACACCACCCCCATGACACAAGCAGAACCGGATCCCCGGGAACCGCCCCGGCACGTCCGCGAAGACGAGCGAGGCCGCCGCCACTCCGGTCTCGTACGGATTCCCCAACAGGTTCGACAGGTAGAACGAGTCAAGCCGCTTGTCGTCACTGTGTCCCGGGTGAATCAGCGTGAACGCCTCCAGCGCGTCCAGCACCCGCCACACCGGATCCAGGCCGGCGTAACTCGGCGTACCGAGGGCGAAGCCACCGAACACACCCTC containing:
- a CDS encoding amidohydrolase family protein; amino-acid sequence: MAGWDIHTHLIPPTVLSAAHRGEFGLSVDNGSLVVDGERLPLRRLADPAALLHWVSAQDLDGAVVSVPPALFRYDAGVEWSELVNQGLRELATPQLRVLAHLPLLHPDAPAVAAALGREGVFGGFALGTPSYAGLDPVWRVLDALEAFTLIHPGHSDDKRLDSFYLSNLLGNPYETGVAAASLVFADVPGRFPGIRFCLCHGGGVTAAVAGRWQRGIDQARPGIEPVSLPVAEALRRFYVDDLVHDAAVLELLARTFGPERVLAGSDWPFPMGSDEVSTVRATERSATAEVLTRPLAKEVVAC
- a CDS encoding GntR family transcriptional regulator; this translates as MIRRLELTPGGPTGRRTLAEEAAAELHELILSGELPSGTALRLEELAKRLDMSQMPIREGLRRMAALGLVEIVPHKGAWVRELSLEDLRDTHETRLALESLAVRAAATRFSESDASTARAALAEHVRLSKLGDNIASRQAHTEFHFAIYRAGGSRWLPRAIEPVWQNSERYRFGSRQTKARIEQTRREHQAILDACLAHDEEAAETALREHLEGAMQRITETMERRSKQ
- a CDS encoding zinc-binding alcohol dehydrogenase family protein; translation: MSARGTVLQSNGPGEQLKADEVELTAGPGETLVEMRLAAVTSLDRTTLAGKQPAVPFVPGSEGVGVVVSSDVAAVGAAVVVRGAGVGVTRPGVWGRYAIVPDAAVHPLPASLDAGAALALLTPALTAYTAVRRVADVQPGETVVVTGVTGLVGRLCAAIARSAGASRVIGLVSLDDSADGAAGLVDQVVRVDGLGQVGRELPWCDAVIDTMGGPVTGGVLGHVTPGGRIAVLGYKAGEFTTIDLHQLVGRDLRVLPVNLQRTVLAPDAVGQALTDIAPVSWRADYDVVPADRIGEVLHRQGGRVLLDLSAL